One Shewanella sp. MR-4 DNA window includes the following coding sequences:
- the aqpZ gene encoding aquaporin Z, with protein sequence MNMSQKMAAEFLGTLWLVLGGCGSAVLAAAFPEVGIGLLGVSLAFGLTVLTMAFAIGHISGCHLNPAVSFGLWAGGRFPASELLPYIIAQVAGGIVGAGALYAIASGQEGFSLAAGFASNGFGEHSPGGYSMMSVLICEIVMTLFFLLVILGATDERAPKGFAPIAIGLCLTLIHLISIPVSNTSVNPARSTGPALFVGDWAVSQLWIFWVAPIVGAIIAGVIYRYFNAAK encoded by the coding sequence ATGAATATGTCACAAAAAATGGCGGCAGAATTTTTGGGCACTCTGTGGCTGGTTCTCGGCGGCTGCGGCAGCGCAGTGCTTGCAGCAGCTTTTCCTGAGGTGGGGATAGGCTTACTCGGAGTGTCACTTGCCTTTGGTTTAACGGTTCTGACAATGGCCTTTGCGATTGGTCATATCTCAGGTTGTCATCTGAATCCAGCGGTATCCTTTGGACTTTGGGCTGGCGGACGTTTTCCCGCATCGGAACTCCTGCCTTATATCATTGCCCAAGTGGCGGGCGGTATTGTCGGTGCTGGCGCATTGTACGCAATCGCCTCAGGGCAAGAAGGTTTTAGTCTAGCGGCGGGCTTTGCTTCTAACGGCTTTGGCGAACATTCGCCCGGCGGTTACAGCATGATGTCGGTGCTGATCTGCGAAATCGTGATGACCTTGTTCTTTTTATTAGTGATTTTAGGGGCGACCGACGAGCGTGCGCCTAAAGGCTTTGCACCGATTGCGATTGGTCTGTGTTTAACCCTTATTCACTTAATCAGCATTCCCGTGTCAAATACCTCGGTCAATCCGGCCCGCAGTACCGGCCCTGCGCTTTTTGTTGGCGATTGGGCAGTATCGCAACTGTGGATTTTCTGGGTTGCCCCCATAGTTGGTGCGATTATCGCGGGCGTGATTTACCGTTATTTCAACGCCGCTAAGTAA
- a CDS encoding DUF2750 domain-containing protein has protein sequence MSKTVKTFAEAAGMTPEGRYDYLVEQVKQHKVLWTLQDQDGCVMLTTEDEDCIPMWPTEEAAESWAVDDWSECQTLAIPYDEWHDRWVPGMEEDDLFVAVFPVQDDLGVVIPPYELDQRLVTKQSH, from the coding sequence ATGAGCAAGACTGTTAAAACCTTTGCAGAAGCCGCTGGCATGACTCCAGAAGGTCGTTACGATTACCTCGTTGAACAAGTTAAACAACACAAAGTGTTATGGACGCTACAGGACCAAGATGGTTGCGTCATGCTGACCACAGAAGATGAAGATTGCATCCCAATGTGGCCAACCGAAGAAGCGGCCGAGTCTTGGGCAGTCGATGACTGGAGCGAATGCCAAACCTTAGCGATTCCCTATGATGAATGGCATGACAGATGGGTTCCTGGCATGGAAGAAGACGACCTGTTCGTTGCCGTATTCCCAGTACAGGATGACTTAGGTGTGGTGATCCCACCCTATGAATTAGATCAACGTTTAGTTACTAAACAAAGCCACTAA
- the erpA gene encoding iron-sulfur cluster insertion protein ErpA: protein MTDQADAAMPIKFTDAAAAKVKGLLEEEQNPALKLRVYVTGGGCSGFQYGFTFDEKVNEGDFTVEKQGVQLVVDPMSLQYLVGGEVDYTSGLEGSRFFVKNPNATTTCGCGASFSV, encoded by the coding sequence ATGACTGATCAAGCTGACGCAGCAATGCCTATCAAATTTACCGATGCGGCAGCCGCTAAGGTAAAGGGCTTGTTGGAAGAAGAGCAAAATCCTGCACTTAAGCTACGTGTGTACGTGACGGGTGGTGGTTGTTCTGGATTTCAGTACGGCTTTACCTTTGATGAAAAGGTCAACGAAGGCGACTTCACCGTTGAGAAGCAAGGCGTCCAATTGGTCGTCGATCCAATGAGCTTACAATACCTCGTTGGCGGTGAAGTGGATTACACTTCTGGCCTCGAAGGTTCGCGTTTCTTTGTGAAGAACCCGAATGCGACAACCACCTGTGGTTGTGGTGCAAGTTTCTCTGTATAA
- a CDS encoding DUF6776 family protein: protein MPNYHRWLDRLQVMDLKYRPSTKYLLSLVLVAFLLGAWVSFIVLNSDEPVVKHIGGGKLQRVTAELEAQTQELATRNLELSVEREANAQMQDMFAQQMKKQKELEHELAFYRSIMSPDDNAEGVAIHGLEMTPGALADEYNFKLILTQLQKRKQAIQGRTEITLIGVQDGKSVELSVNKLTGSKLEFDFRYFQVIDTKVTVPAGFNLVQVKVKVVVPSSRWTKNSQTEHVYSVPELLQGEKEPRVILEQNSQVTDNLPQKTDVRGSND from the coding sequence ATGCCAAATTATCATCGTTGGCTAGATCGGCTGCAAGTCATGGATCTAAAGTATCGTCCATCGACCAAGTATTTATTGTCCTTAGTCTTAGTGGCATTTCTGTTAGGTGCTTGGGTAAGCTTTATTGTGCTCAACAGTGACGAGCCCGTCGTAAAGCATATTGGCGGCGGTAAACTGCAACGTGTCACCGCGGAACTTGAGGCGCAAACCCAGGAACTTGCGACACGTAATTTAGAATTATCTGTCGAGCGTGAAGCCAATGCGCAAATGCAGGATATGTTTGCGCAGCAGATGAAAAAACAAAAAGAGCTGGAGCACGAATTAGCTTTTTATCGCAGTATTATGTCGCCGGATGACAATGCCGAAGGGGTGGCCATTCACGGTTTAGAAATGACGCCGGGCGCCTTAGCGGATGAATATAATTTCAAGCTGATTTTGACTCAACTCCAAAAGCGTAAACAGGCGATTCAAGGCCGCACCGAAATCACCCTAATCGGTGTGCAAGATGGAAAATCCGTTGAGTTAAGTGTGAACAAACTCACGGGTTCTAAGCTCGAATTTGATTTTCGCTATTTTCAGGTCATAGATACCAAAGTCACAGTGCCTGCGGGGTTTAATCTGGTGCAGGTCAAAGTCAAAGTTGTGGTGCCTTCGAGCCGCTGGACCAAAAATTCACAGACAGAACATGTCTATAGTGTCCCTGAACTATTACAGGGTGAAAAAGAACCGCGGGTAATACTTGAACAAAATAGTCAGGTAACGGATAATTTGCCCCAGAAAACTGATGTAAGAGGTAGTAATGACTGA
- a CDS encoding chloride channel protein, giving the protein MQLTINKAAIQDAISTAKKYLTNELRDHLSQAKISAQLCLLALLFAIFASCVILLFRLLLLWANHYTQIETLDFTGNIADWRALLPLFGALLIWIVAKLGSKRYKRMGIAYVLHRVKLHYGKIPLQSAAGQFFQALFALGTNFSVGREGPAIHLGAVSASVLAEKFNLPDNSVRIMCASGIAAGIAATFNAPLAAVIFVLEVIVREYKVHYFFPIMLSAICGAVSSQLVFGNVHEFDRIQVIHIPLDHYPILALGGIALGCAAAFFNYALLKVTATGQNWPLIYRLLLAGSITTLIGLILPQALGTGDLAISEAISEHPSLLLLIALLAAKIIATIAAIGLGIPGGLIGPLYGIGALIGAILALVSAILFPSIAPYVGLYTVIGMTAMMGVCLSAPLAALVALLEMTNDASIILPAMFVTIPAFLIAYQGFKTNSIFFKQLEIMGLGYKVAPVNLALQKKGVRALMDKRFVIVNNNDELLLEVLKRAEGRPVLVRNADGVIEMLSLEMQSYDDNITLSRHPMQGLSDTKTLDEVYNLLSPRRSGEVFIYQDTPDNVVGVVSWSNLQQEIRSGQV; this is encoded by the coding sequence GTGCAATTAACGATAAATAAAGCCGCGATTCAAGACGCCATCAGCACAGCTAAAAAGTACTTAACTAACGAGCTGCGTGATCATTTATCCCAAGCCAAGATCAGTGCGCAGTTGTGCTTACTGGCCTTGCTATTCGCCATCTTCGCCTCCTGCGTGATCCTGTTGTTTCGACTCTTACTCCTGTGGGCGAACCATTACACCCAAATCGAGACGCTGGATTTTACGGGTAACATCGCCGACTGGCGAGCACTGTTGCCACTTTTTGGCGCCTTGTTGATCTGGATTGTGGCCAAACTCGGCTCCAAACGTTACAAACGCATGGGAATTGCCTATGTATTACATAGGGTTAAATTGCACTATGGCAAAATCCCGTTGCAATCTGCCGCGGGGCAATTTTTTCAAGCGCTGTTTGCCTTAGGGACTAACTTCTCGGTAGGACGCGAAGGCCCCGCCATTCACCTTGGCGCCGTAAGTGCCAGCGTGTTGGCCGAAAAATTTAATCTTCCCGACAATAGCGTGCGAATTATGTGCGCCAGTGGGATTGCCGCAGGGATAGCAGCAACCTTTAACGCCCCGCTAGCGGCAGTAATATTTGTACTCGAAGTGATAGTGCGCGAGTACAAGGTGCATTACTTCTTCCCGATTATGCTGTCCGCGATTTGTGGTGCGGTTTCCAGCCAGCTGGTTTTTGGTAATGTGCACGAGTTTGATCGTATTCAAGTAATCCATATTCCATTGGATCACTATCCCATTTTAGCCTTGGGCGGCATTGCACTGGGCTGCGCGGCCGCCTTCTTCAACTACGCGCTCCTTAAAGTCACTGCCACTGGGCAAAACTGGCCACTGATTTATCGGCTCTTGCTGGCGGGCAGTATCACTACGCTGATTGGCTTAATCTTGCCCCAAGCCCTCGGCACTGGGGATTTAGCCATCAGCGAAGCCATTAGCGAGCACCCTAGTTTATTGCTACTCATCGCCCTGCTTGCGGCAAAGATTATCGCCACGATTGCGGCAATCGGACTTGGGATCCCAGGCGGTTTGATTGGTCCACTCTATGGTATCGGCGCCTTAATAGGTGCCATCTTAGCCTTAGTTAGCGCCATTCTATTCCCTTCGATTGCGCCTTACGTTGGTCTCTATACGGTTATTGGCATGACGGCCATGATGGGCGTTTGCCTCAGTGCGCCGCTCGCCGCCTTAGTGGCACTGCTTGAGATGACTAACGATGCCAGTATTATTCTGCCGGCGATGTTTGTAACTATTCCCGCCTTCTTGATTGCCTATCAAGGGTTTAAAACCAACTCCATCTTCTTCAAGCAGTTAGAAATTATGGGTCTAGGCTATAAAGTCGCCCCAGTGAATTTGGCGCTACAGAAAAAAGGCGTGCGCGCCCTGATGGATAAACGCTTCGTTATAGTCAACAACAACGACGAGCTGCTGCTCGAAGTGTTAAAACGCGCCGAAGGTCGTCCAGTGTTAGTGCGTAACGCCGATGGGGTGATCGAAATGCTCAGCCTCGAGATGCAATCCTACGATGACAACATCACCCTCTCGCGCCATCCAATGCAGGGGCTGAGTGACACTAAAACCCTCGATGAGGTGTATAACTTGTTGTCGCCCAGACGCAGCGGTGAGGTGTTTATCTATCAAGATACGCCTGACAATGTAGTGGGCGTAGTGAGTTGGTCGAACCTACAGCAGGAAATTCGCTCGGGCCAAGTCTAA
- a CDS encoding aspartate carbamoyltransferase, whose amino-acid sequence MNQFEGSHILSVNQLDLDSIQTIFNVANRMMPYALREKRTKVLEGAILGNLFFEPSTRTRVSFGCAFNLLGGHVRETTGMASSSLSKGESLYDTARVLSTYSDVIAMRHPDSYSVKEFAEGSRVPVINGGDGSNEHPTQALLDLFTIQKELSHAGRGIDGMHIAMVGDLKFGRTVHSLSRLLCMYKNISFTLISPAELAMPDYVISDIENAGHSIKITDQLEGHLDKADILYLTRIQEERFPSQEEANKYRGKFRLNRSIYTQHCKSNTVIMHPLPRDSRAQANELDNDLNSHPNLAIFRQADNGLLIRMALFALTLGVDSQLEKYECPVNWYSRKADR is encoded by the coding sequence ATGAACCAGTTCGAAGGATCTCATATCCTCTCCGTAAACCAGTTAGATCTTGATTCAATCCAAACTATTTTTAATGTTGCCAATCGTATGATGCCCTATGCACTTCGTGAGAAGCGCACTAAGGTGCTCGAAGGCGCCATTTTAGGTAACCTGTTTTTCGAGCCAAGTACCCGTACCCGCGTGAGTTTTGGCTGTGCCTTTAACTTACTCGGCGGCCATGTGCGTGAAACCACAGGCATGGCTTCATCGTCCTTGTCTAAGGGCGAGTCCCTGTACGATACCGCACGTGTACTCTCGACCTATTCCGATGTGATTGCGATGCGCCACCCAGACTCTTATTCAGTGAAAGAGTTTGCTGAAGGTAGCCGCGTGCCGGTGATCAACGGTGGTGATGGTTCGAACGAGCACCCGACTCAAGCGCTGCTCGATCTGTTCACCATTCAAAAAGAATTAAGCCATGCTGGCCGTGGTATCGATGGCATGCATATCGCTATGGTGGGCGACTTAAAATTTGGCCGAACCGTTCATTCCCTGTCGCGCCTGCTGTGCATGTACAAGAACATCAGCTTCACGCTGATTTCGCCTGCTGAGTTAGCAATGCCTGACTATGTGATCTCCGACATTGAAAATGCTGGCCATAGCATCAAAATAACAGACCAGCTTGAAGGCCACTTAGATAAAGCCGACATTCTTTATCTAACCCGCATTCAAGAAGAGCGCTTCCCATCCCAGGAAGAAGCGAACAAATACCGCGGTAAGTTCCGTTTGAATCGCAGTATTTATACCCAACATTGCAAATCTAACACTGTGATCATGCACCCGCTGCCACGGGATTCGCGTGCGCAAGCTAATGAGTTAGATAATGATTTGAACAGCCATCCTAATCTCGCTATCTTCAGACAGGCGGACAATGGACTGCTAATTCGTATGGCACTGTTTGCATTGACACTCGGGGTTGACTCGCAACTCGAAAAATATGAGTGTCCCGTTAATTGGTATTCACGTAAAGCCGATCGCTAA
- the hemL gene encoding glutamate-1-semialdehyde 2,1-aminomutase encodes MTRSEALFEQAKKTIPGGVNSPVRAFNGVGGSPLFIEKADGAYIYDADGKAYIDYVGSWGPMILGHNHPKIREAVLAAVHNGLSFGAPTELEVQMAEKVIAMVPSIEQVRMVSSGTEATMSAIRLARGFTNRDKILKFEGCYHGHADCLLVKAGSGALTLGQPSSPGIPEDFAKHTLTAVYNDLDSVRTLFEQYPIEIACIIIEPVAGNMNCIPPIPGFLEGLRTMCDEFGALLIIDEVMTGFRVSRSGAQGHYGVTPDLTTLGKVIGGGMPVGAFGGRKDVMQFIAPTGPVYQAGTLSGNPIAMSAGLAQMEALCEEGLYEALSAKTKRIAEGFKAAADKHGIPMAINYVGGMFGFFFTEQEQITRFDQVTKCNIEHFRTFYHGMLDEGVYLAPSAYEAGFLSMAHGEEELRLTLEAADRVLARMKAAM; translated from the coding sequence ATGACCCGTTCCGAAGCGCTATTTGAACAGGCTAAAAAAACCATCCCCGGCGGTGTTAACTCTCCGGTTCGTGCATTTAACGGTGTAGGTGGTTCGCCGCTGTTTATTGAAAAAGCCGATGGCGCTTATATTTACGATGCCGATGGTAAAGCTTATATCGACTATGTTGGCTCTTGGGGCCCGATGATCCTCGGCCACAACCATCCAAAGATCCGTGAAGCCGTATTAGCTGCGGTGCACAATGGTCTGTCTTTTGGCGCGCCAACCGAACTTGAAGTGCAAATGGCCGAGAAAGTCATCGCCATGGTGCCTTCAATTGAGCAAGTGCGTATGGTGAGCTCAGGCACTGAAGCCACCATGAGTGCAATCCGTTTAGCGCGCGGTTTTACCAATCGTGACAAGATCTTAAAGTTTGAAGGCTGCTACCATGGCCACGCAGACTGCCTATTAGTTAAGGCAGGTTCTGGTGCTCTAACTTTAGGTCAACCAAGCTCTCCTGGTATTCCTGAAGATTTCGCTAAGCACACCTTAACGGCTGTGTATAACGATCTCGATTCTGTTCGTACGCTGTTCGAGCAATATCCAATTGAGATTGCATGTATCATCATCGAGCCTGTGGCAGGCAACATGAACTGTATCCCACCTATCCCAGGCTTCCTCGAAGGTCTGCGCACTATGTGTGATGAGTTCGGTGCGCTGCTCATTATCGACGAAGTGATGACGGGTTTCCGTGTATCACGAAGCGGTGCGCAAGGCCACTATGGCGTTACACCAGACTTAACCACACTAGGTAAAGTCATCGGTGGCGGCATGCCTGTGGGTGCATTTGGCGGCCGTAAAGACGTGATGCAGTTTATCGCTCCAACAGGTCCTGTGTACCAAGCGGGTACCCTGTCAGGTAACCCAATTGCGATGTCAGCAGGTCTAGCGCAAATGGAAGCCCTGTGTGAAGAAGGTCTATACGAAGCGCTGAGCGCGAAAACCAAACGTATCGCCGAAGGCTTTAAAGCGGCGGCCGACAAACACGGCATCCCAATGGCCATCAACTATGTCGGTGGCATGTTCGGCTTCTTCTTTACCGAGCAAGAGCAGATCACGCGCTTCGACCAAGTGACTAAGTGCAATATTGAACACTTCCGTACTTTCTATCACGGCATGTTAGATGAAGGCGTTTACTTAGCGCCGAGTGCCTATGAAGCTGGCTTCCTGTCGATGGCCCATGGCGAAGAAGAACTGCGCCTCACGCTAGAAGCGGCGGATCGCGTATTAGCTCGTATGAAAGCGGCTATGTAA
- the nhaD gene encoding sodium:proton antiporter NhaD: MLYTFLIILAVLALLSIIFEEVTHLNKAKTTLFFGCISWVALFMAAGDANHEKLVAHQLNENLLEIATLWLFLMSTMTFVAYLNAKGMIQIMVQKLFPQKVSVRLLMIQVALFALILSAFCDNVTATLVSLGLLTTFKLEKQMRRRMAVLIIFAVNSGGVALITGDVTTLMIFLGGHVHISELLMLFIPSAVSVILLATLFSLKAEGVVSTTPIKHSYQTVDLLIALVFFCTILMTMLLNILFGIPPVLTFLTGLSIMFLIGHTTRSDKEEIKILEYIRQVEYDTLLFFLGILLLVGMLKEIGTLDMLTEAYSLFNPNISNFVTGMGSALIDNVPLTAALLKAEPVLNTPEWLGLTYSVGVGGSLLVIGSAAGIVAMSKVKELTFVSYLKYVPALFLCYSIGYALTLFLAYNFFA; encoded by the coding sequence ATGTTATATACCTTTCTGATCATACTGGCGGTGCTCGCATTGCTCAGTATTATTTTCGAAGAAGTCACCCACCTTAATAAAGCAAAAACCACCTTATTCTTTGGCTGTATTTCCTGGGTAGCACTGTTTATGGCTGCCGGAGACGCCAACCATGAGAAACTGGTTGCCCATCAACTCAATGAAAACTTGCTCGAAATTGCCACCCTGTGGCTGTTTTTGATGTCGACAATGACCTTTGTGGCCTATCTAAACGCCAAAGGTATGATCCAAATTATGGTGCAGAAGCTGTTCCCGCAGAAGGTTTCTGTGCGTTTGTTGATGATCCAAGTGGCCTTATTCGCGCTTATCCTGTCGGCTTTCTGTGATAACGTCACCGCGACCTTAGTGTCTTTAGGCTTGTTAACGACCTTTAAGCTCGAAAAGCAAATGCGCCGCAGAATGGCTGTGTTGATTATTTTCGCCGTGAACTCTGGCGGTGTCGCCCTGATCACCGGTGACGTCACCACTTTAATGATCTTCTTAGGCGGCCACGTACACATCTCCGAACTGTTGATGCTGTTTATCCCATCTGCCGTGAGTGTGATTTTACTGGCGACGTTGTTCTCATTGAAGGCTGAAGGCGTGGTGTCCACCACCCCAATTAAACACAGCTATCAAACCGTGGATCTGCTCATTGCCTTAGTGTTCTTCTGCACGATTCTGATGACCATGCTGCTGAACATTCTGTTTGGTATTCCACCGGTACTGACCTTCTTAACCGGTCTGTCGATTATGTTCCTTATCGGCCACACGACCCGCAGTGATAAAGAAGAAATCAAGATCCTCGAATATATTCGCCAAGTCGAATACGACACCCTGTTGTTCTTCTTAGGGATTTTACTGCTGGTTGGTATGCTTAAAGAAATCGGCACCTTAGATATGCTGACCGAAGCTTACAGCCTGTTTAATCCAAACATCTCTAACTTCGTTACTGGTATGGGTTCTGCCCTTATCGATAACGTGCCATTGACGGCTGCGCTGCTTAAAGCAGAGCCAGTACTCAACACCCCAGAATGGTTAGGGTTAACCTACAGTGTGGGCGTGGGTGGTTCATTGTTAGTGATTGGTTCGGCTGCGGGTATCGTCGCCATGAGCAAAGTGAAAGAACTGACTTTCGTAAGCTATCTGAAATATGTGCCAGCCCTGTTCCTGTGCTATAGCATTGGTTACGCCCTGACCTTATTCCTGGCATACAATTTCTTTGCTTGA
- a CDS encoding general secretion pathway protein GspB has translation MSILLDAVTRNKQQQTSPLPDAVLTPRASYPSARKSAFPVAKLSLLAVAVALGVGVAWGVANWQQQHSQLIVKAYEVPAGSSNSSQANASNLIAEKASQTGSALLTTLQQSKPEGTNASAGNATSASLQDDLSTQMTVESSGFRLAGKVALPREQVLNEAPANVQSYQYPNMSSALSTTASASASADPSYDDYLATSAALDETTRTQQPSVEDIAPQETSESEPIMLGANANRQGLATLEALREQVNAAAADVGLETAQSRKEDELVANFQDALKDVEYVKAAKTPVTEPKLDPIPKVENDDIPKYGQLPAGLQLQVPEFNIVAHVYSTDASQRWLNVDGAELQEGDQIGGKLKIIAIRPRDVVLEIQGTQFRVPAI, from the coding sequence ATGTCCATTTTACTCGATGCGGTAACCCGTAATAAGCAGCAACAAACTTCACCCTTACCCGATGCGGTATTAACGCCGAGGGCAAGTTATCCTTCGGCGCGTAAATCGGCGTTTCCTGTGGCTAAGTTATCCTTGCTTGCCGTCGCGGTGGCGCTGGGGGTGGGTGTGGCGTGGGGTGTGGCGAATTGGCAACAGCAACATTCACAGTTAATTGTGAAGGCATATGAGGTGCCTGCAGGCTCCAGTAATTCAAGCCAGGCGAATGCGAGTAATCTTATCGCTGAAAAGGCATCACAGACAGGCTCAGCCCTATTAACGACGCTTCAGCAGTCGAAGCCAGAAGGGACCAACGCGTCTGCTGGTAATGCTACAAGCGCTTCCTTGCAAGATGATTTATCGACGCAAATGACAGTAGAATCCTCTGGATTTAGGTTAGCGGGCAAAGTGGCATTGCCGAGGGAGCAGGTATTAAATGAGGCGCCTGCAAACGTGCAGTCTTATCAGTATCCCAACATGAGTTCGGCTCTATCTACCACAGCATCCGCTTCTGCGAGTGCGGATCCTAGCTACGATGACTATCTGGCGACGTCTGCCGCCTTAGATGAAACGACTCGAACACAGCAACCCTCAGTTGAAGACATTGCGCCACAGGAGACGAGTGAGTCTGAGCCTATTATGTTGGGTGCTAATGCAAATCGTCAGGGCTTAGCGACACTCGAGGCACTGCGTGAGCAAGTCAATGCCGCTGCGGCCGATGTGGGCTTAGAGACGGCGCAGAGCCGCAAAGAGGATGAGTTAGTCGCGAATTTTCAGGATGCGCTCAAGGATGTGGAATATGTAAAGGCGGCTAAGACGCCGGTAACTGAGCCCAAGCTTGATCCTATTCCTAAGGTCGAAAACGACGATATTCCTAAATATGGGCAACTGCCTGCAGGGTTACAACTCCAAGTACCTGAATTTAATATTGTTGCCCACGTTTATTCGACGGATGCGAGTCAGCGTTGGTTGAATGTCGATGGCGCCGAGTTACAGGAAGGCGACCAGATTGGAGGCAAGTTAAAGATTATTGCGATTCGCCCACGGGATGTGGTGCTCGAAATTCAAGGTACGCAGTTTAGGGTGCCTGCTATTTAA
- a CDS encoding ExeA family protein: protein MYKAFYGLSDNPFSIAPNPHYLFLSDRHREALAHLTYGLGETGGFVLLTGEVGTGKTTVSRCLLGQLPDHTDTAFILNPSLTELELLATLCDELKISYGENPTLKQLTDHLSRFLLANHEKGRNTVLIIDEAQHLRAEVLEQLRLLTNLETDTKKLLQVILIGQPELQLLLKRQELRQLAQRITARYHLLPLNEDEIALYVLHRLQVAGRFEPLFTRKAIKVLHKYSGGIPRLINLLCERALMAGYAQSKVPIDHHMVRQAAAEVLGEEEPQQNKLLWPSAIAAALVVAFGVSYWLFTESPAVANVVNSPVTQASQTTPAATQAATQANSIQPEQTQAATQSAPVASEPQTLAAPDPSVRVLQEAIKQSRSIDTAFAGLFNVWGKVPFKGLTACQSALEQGLSCYQQQGNWMSLTRLNYPAVVYLVDDNQQDFYGAVIAVDGEQLLMQLGEQQLWVDRAWFNQHFSGTFEILWQAPNLPMLEISHKSSPGQLQWLENALAHVANRPSRRVSQFDLKLENDLKAFQSQHGLKADGIAGNQTLVRLNLYLSDQGPRLTDNGAQS, encoded by the coding sequence ATGTACAAGGCCTTTTATGGACTCAGTGATAACCCTTTTTCGATTGCACCCAATCCTCATTATTTATTCTTGAGTGACAGACACAGAGAAGCCTTAGCTCATTTGACCTATGGACTAGGTGAGACTGGGGGATTTGTGTTATTGACGGGGGAGGTTGGTACGGGTAAAACGACAGTATCTCGTTGTTTACTTGGGCAATTGCCCGACCATACCGACACGGCATTTATTTTAAATCCTTCGCTGACTGAGTTGGAACTCCTCGCCACACTCTGTGATGAATTGAAGATTAGCTATGGTGAAAACCCAACCCTTAAACAGTTAACCGATCATCTGAGCCGTTTTTTGCTGGCCAATCATGAGAAAGGCCGCAATACCGTACTCATTATCGATGAGGCGCAGCATCTGCGTGCCGAAGTATTAGAGCAATTAAGGCTGCTCACCAATCTCGAGACCGACACCAAAAAACTGCTGCAGGTGATCTTAATTGGTCAGCCAGAGCTGCAATTGCTACTTAAACGTCAAGAGCTTAGACAGTTAGCTCAGCGTATTACTGCCCGCTATCATCTATTACCTCTTAATGAAGATGAAATCGCACTCTATGTGTTGCACCGTTTACAGGTGGCGGGTCGTTTCGAACCGCTTTTTACCCGTAAAGCAATTAAAGTGCTGCACAAATACAGTGGCGGTATTCCGCGGTTAATTAACTTGTTGTGTGAGCGTGCGCTGATGGCGGGTTACGCACAATCTAAGGTGCCAATCGATCACCATATGGTGAGACAAGCGGCGGCTGAAGTATTAGGCGAAGAAGAACCACAGCAAAATAAACTCTTGTGGCCGAGTGCTATTGCGGCGGCATTAGTTGTGGCTTTCGGCGTGTCTTATTGGTTATTTACCGAAAGTCCAGCGGTTGCCAATGTGGTCAATTCGCCTGTGACACAAGCGAGCCAAACGACACCAGCTGCAACTCAAGCAGCGACTCAAGCTAATAGTATTCAGCCGGAGCAAACACAGGCAGCGACCCAGAGTGCGCCAGTGGCTAGCGAGCCGCAAACGCTTGCGGCGCCGGATCCGAGTGTGCGGGTGTTGCAGGAGGCCATCAAACAAAGTCGCAGTATCGATACCGCCTTTGCAGGCCTCTTTAATGTGTGGGGTAAGGTCCCCTTTAAAGGCCTAACCGCGTGCCAGTCGGCGCTGGAGCAGGGGCTTTCATGCTATCAACAGCAGGGCAATTGGATGTCGCTCACAAGGCTCAATTATCCCGCGGTTGTGTATTTAGTGGATGACAACCAACAAGATTTTTATGGCGCTGTGATTGCTGTCGATGGTGAGCAGCTATTAATGCAGTTGGGCGAGCAGCAGCTTTGGGTCGATAGAGCCTGGTTCAATCAACACTTTAGCGGCACCTTTGAAATTCTCTGGCAGGCACCTAATTTGCCTATGCTGGAAATCAGCCATAAGTCGAGTCCTGGACAATTACAATGGCTTGAAAATGCCCTTGCCCATGTGGCTAACCGACCTTCGCGCCGGGTGTCTCAATTTGATCTGAAATTAGAGAACGATCTTAAAGCCTTCCAAAGCCAGCATGGTTTAAAGGCCGATGGTATTGCAGGTAATCAAACCTTAGTGAGACTGAATTTGTATTTAAGCGATCAGGGACCGCGCCTCACCGATAATGGAGCGCAGAGTTAA